In one Aromatoleum aromaticum EbN1 genomic region, the following are encoded:
- a CDS encoding phosphatase PAP2 family protein codes for MPSVANSDISRPFNFYLGLGIPLALMLLLLASDPTGIDFAISKLFYTSQTGFIGKHSWFLEDVLHDRAKQAVITVGILAIAGFLLSLLPTRFKVRRRSLGYLVLALVVSTSIVTPLKTLTAVHCPWSLRDFGGSETYTPLLSERTPTLKPGRCWPGGHASAGFSLIAVFFFLRDRRPRAARYALALALSLGTVFSVGRMMQGAHFLSHNIWTLLFDWVICLGTYRLVLYRPAQAPVPTR; via the coding sequence ATGCCTTCCGTTGCCAATTCGGACATATCCAGGCCGTTCAACTTTTACCTCGGCCTGGGTATTCCGCTCGCGTTAATGCTGCTCCTGTTGGCAAGCGACCCGACCGGTATCGATTTTGCGATCTCTAAACTGTTCTACACTTCACAGACTGGGTTCATCGGCAAACACAGCTGGTTTCTTGAGGACGTGCTTCACGACCGCGCAAAGCAAGCGGTCATCACCGTCGGGATACTGGCTATCGCGGGATTCCTGCTGAGCTTGTTGCCGACAAGGTTTAAAGTCCGGCGCCGCTCGCTCGGCTATCTGGTGCTGGCCTTGGTCGTTTCCACCAGCATCGTTACGCCCTTGAAGACACTGACGGCAGTTCACTGCCCCTGGAGTCTGAGAGATTTTGGCGGCTCGGAAACCTACACTCCCTTGTTGAGCGAGAGAACCCCAACCCTTAAACCCGGACGCTGCTGGCCGGGTGGCCACGCTTCCGCAGGCTTCTCGCTGATCGCCGTGTTCTTTTTCCTGCGTGACCGTCGGCCGCGTGCGGCCAGATATGCGCTTGCTCTGGCCTTGAGCCTGGGAACAGTATTTTCGGTGGGGCGCATGATGCAGGGCGCTCACTTCCTATCCCATAACATCTGGACACTATTGTTCGATTGGGTGATTTGCCTGGGAACCTATCGACTGGTTCTGTACCGCCCTGCCCAAGCCCCGGTTCCCACCCGGTAG
- a CDS encoding hypoxanthine-guanine phosphoribosyltransferase, producing the protein MSVDMDEILRAREEADCLADATAVDAALARMAAEITAQMAGSNPMVYTVMNGGLILAGRILPRLPFPLEVGYLHATRYGHALKGTQLDWRVRPTSDLRGRTVLVLDDILDEGHTLHAILDYLRAEGAKEVRAAVLAHKVHDRKAYPGMRADFTGIDVADRFLFGCGMDYKGYWRNAPGIYAVKGL; encoded by the coding sequence ATGTCGGTCGATATGGACGAAATCCTCCGCGCCCGTGAGGAGGCCGATTGCCTCGCGGACGCGACCGCGGTCGATGCTGCGCTCGCGCGCATGGCGGCGGAAATCACCGCGCAGATGGCCGGCAGCAATCCGATGGTCTACACGGTGATGAACGGCGGACTGATCCTCGCCGGGCGCATCCTGCCGCGGTTGCCTTTCCCGCTCGAAGTCGGCTACCTGCACGCGACGCGCTACGGCCATGCGCTGAAGGGCACGCAGCTCGACTGGCGCGTGCGCCCGACTTCCGACCTGCGCGGGCGTACTGTGCTGGTGCTCGACGACATCCTCGACGAAGGCCACACGCTGCACGCGATCCTCGATTACCTGCGCGCCGAGGGGGCGAAGGAAGTGCGCGCCGCGGTGCTTGCGCACAAGGTGCACGACCGCAAGGCTTACCCGGGGATGCGGGCGGATTTTACCGGGATCGACGTCGCCGACCGCTTCCTGTTCGGCTGCGGCATGGACTACAAGGGCTACTGGCGCAACGCGCCGGGGATATACGCAGTGAAAGGACTTTGA
- a CDS encoding FAD-dependent oxidoreductase, with protein MLSTYNYPKFEYRRPPELAGQRGGRYPVVVVGAGPVGLAAAIDLALQGAPVVLLDNDDTVSIGSRGVCYAKRALEIMDRLGCAEEMVQKGVSWNVGRTFFREEEVFNFNLCPQPDHHRPGMINLQQYYLEEYLVRRAQSLPNIDLRWKSKVIGVADDGERVALRVETPDGAYSLDADWLVVADGARSPIRHMMGLEVEGKIFMDRFLIADVVMKADYPAERWFWFDPPFHPNQSVLLHRQADNVWRIDFQLGWHADPEEEKKPENVIPRIKAMLAAKGNEEREFELEWVSVYTFQCRRMHEFRHGRLLFTGDAAHQVSPFGARGANSGIQDIDNLVWKLKLVLDGKAPQTLLDTYSEERVAAADENLMNSTRSTDFITPKSAVSKTFRNAVLGLAKDYPFARALVNSGRLSVPSFLTESRLNTPDADAFAGVMVPGAPLDDAPCETPGGEQWLLQATGNRFQLLYYMSDAADIAPAEAAALAALGDAPVPVEALVVAERGAAPGGLKTLIDSRGRIRERYDLHPATTYLVRPDQHVAARWRTFDAGLVRAALARATCNA; from the coding sequence GTGCTGAGCACGTACAACTATCCGAAGTTCGAATACCGCAGGCCGCCGGAGCTTGCCGGGCAGCGCGGCGGGCGTTATCCGGTCGTCGTCGTCGGCGCAGGGCCGGTGGGTCTCGCCGCGGCGATCGACCTGGCGCTCCAGGGAGCGCCGGTCGTGCTGCTCGACAATGACGACACGGTGAGCATCGGCTCGCGCGGCGTGTGCTACGCGAAGCGCGCGCTCGAGATCATGGACCGGCTCGGCTGCGCGGAGGAGATGGTGCAGAAAGGCGTGTCGTGGAACGTCGGGCGCACCTTTTTCCGCGAGGAGGAAGTATTCAACTTCAACCTGTGCCCGCAGCCCGACCACCACCGCCCGGGCATGATCAACCTGCAGCAGTACTACCTCGAGGAATACCTCGTGCGTCGCGCGCAGAGCCTGCCGAACATCGACCTGCGCTGGAAGAGCAAGGTCATCGGCGTGGCCGATGACGGCGAGCGCGTCGCGTTGCGTGTCGAGACGCCCGACGGCGCGTATTCGCTCGACGCCGACTGGCTGGTCGTCGCCGACGGCGCGCGCAGCCCGATCCGCCACATGATGGGGCTGGAAGTCGAAGGCAAGATCTTCATGGACCGCTTCCTGATCGCCGACGTCGTCATGAAGGCGGATTACCCGGCGGAACGCTGGTTCTGGTTCGATCCGCCGTTCCACCCGAACCAGTCGGTGCTGCTGCACCGCCAGGCCGACAACGTGTGGCGCATCGACTTCCAGCTCGGCTGGCACGCCGATCCCGAAGAGGAGAAGAAGCCCGAGAACGTGATCCCGCGCATCAAGGCGATGCTCGCAGCGAAGGGTAATGAGGAGCGCGAGTTCGAGCTCGAATGGGTCAGCGTGTATACGTTCCAGTGCCGCCGCATGCACGAGTTCCGCCACGGTCGGCTGCTATTCACCGGGGACGCCGCGCACCAGGTGTCGCCGTTCGGCGCGCGCGGGGCGAACTCGGGCATCCAGGACATCGACAACCTGGTGTGGAAGCTGAAGCTGGTGCTCGACGGCAAGGCGCCGCAGACGCTGCTCGACACGTATTCGGAAGAGCGCGTGGCCGCTGCCGACGAGAACCTGATGAATTCGACGCGCTCGACCGATTTCATCACGCCGAAGAGCGCGGTCAGCAAGACGTTCCGCAACGCCGTGCTGGGGTTGGCGAAGGACTATCCGTTCGCCCGCGCGCTGGTCAATTCCGGCCGCCTGTCGGTGCCCAGTTTCCTCACCGAGTCGCGCCTCAACACGCCCGATGCCGATGCCTTCGCCGGCGTCATGGTGCCGGGCGCGCCGCTCGACGACGCGCCGTGCGAGACGCCGGGGGGCGAGCAGTGGCTGCTGCAGGCCACCGGCAACCGCTTCCAGCTGCTCTACTACATGTCGGACGCAGCCGACATCGCCCCGGCCGAGGCGGCGGCCCTGGCCGCCCTGGGCGACGCGCCGGTGCCGGTCGAAGCTCTGGTCGTCGCCGAGCGCGGCGCCGCCCCGGGCGGCTTGAAGACGCTGATCGACAGCCGCGGGCGCATCCGCGAGCGCTACGATCTGCATCCGGCGACGACGTACCTCGTGCGGCCCGACCAGCATGTCGCGGCACGCTGGCGCACATTCGATGCCGGCCTCGTCCGTGCCGCGCTTGCCCGTGCGACCTGCAACGCCTGA
- a CDS encoding lysophospholipid acyltransferase family protein codes for MFPLVGGSTRLALRQRWSRRMLAVLGIELRAHGAAIEPGCLLVANHISWLDIFVINALAPSAFVSKAEVRGWPLFGWLAAKNETVFLRRGSRGHAKIINAEIGALLDAGRNVAIFPEGTTTDGSQVLHFHAALLQPAIACGHAVQPVAISYRRPDGTFSRAPAYDGDVTLGQCLAAMLAEPRIVACTLAAEPLPSGPGMDRRSLAQAARAAVVIGIGAEFAPIEHSPRVEERSPDRVSGGSPAQP; via the coding sequence GTGTTTCCGCTGGTCGGTGGCTCGACCCGGCTCGCGCTTCGGCAGCGCTGGTCGCGCCGGATGCTGGCTGTCCTCGGCATCGAGTTGCGCGCCCACGGTGCCGCGATCGAGCCGGGATGCCTGCTCGTCGCGAACCACATCTCCTGGCTCGATATCTTCGTGATCAACGCGCTCGCGCCGTCGGCCTTCGTCTCGAAGGCCGAGGTGCGCGGCTGGCCGCTCTTCGGCTGGCTCGCGGCGAAGAACGAGACGGTGTTCCTGCGCCGGGGCAGCCGCGGCCACGCGAAGATCATCAACGCCGAGATCGGCGCGCTGCTCGACGCCGGGCGCAATGTCGCGATCTTCCCCGAAGGCACGACGACCGACGGTAGCCAGGTCCTGCATTTTCACGCTGCATTGCTGCAACCGGCGATTGCATGCGGCCACGCGGTACAGCCGGTCGCGATCTCTTACCGCCGGCCGGACGGCACGTTCAGCCGCGCGCCGGCCTACGACGGCGATGTGACGCTCGGCCAGTGCCTCGCCGCAATGCTCGCCGAGCCGCGGATCGTCGCCTGCACACTCGCTGCCGAGCCGTTGCCGTCCGGTCCCGGCATGGACCGTCGCAGCCTCGCGCAGGCTGCGCGCGCTGCCGTTGTCATCGGTATCGGGGCGGAATTCGCTCCGATCGAACACTCGCCCCGCGTCGAGGAGCGAAGCCCTGACCGGGTTTCCGGCGGAAGTCCCGCTCAACCCTGA
- a CDS encoding YqjK-like family protein — protein sequence MNPRLVELALKKQRLQIRADQQRTEMLGHLRGIESALDLVDRARDQVRWAREHVPLLSSVALIVALVRPRATLRVARRAWLGWIVFRKLGQRFAPALGALERWRAARL from the coding sequence ATGAACCCCAGACTCGTCGAACTGGCGCTGAAGAAGCAGCGGCTGCAGATCCGGGCGGACCAGCAGCGCACGGAAATGCTCGGGCACCTGCGCGGCATCGAGTCCGCGCTCGACCTCGTCGACCGGGCGCGCGACCAGGTGCGCTGGGCGCGCGAGCACGTCCCGCTGCTGTCTTCGGTGGCGCTGATCGTGGCGCTCGTCAGGCCGCGCGCGACATTGCGCGTCGCGCGCCGGGCGTGGCTCGGCTGGATCGTTTTCAGGAAGCTCGGCCAGCGGTTCGCACCTGCGCTCGGGGCGCTCGAACGATGGCGCGCCGCTCGCCTGTAG
- a CDS encoding MBL fold metallo-hydrolase translates to MNTKVFASQADLEEKQISFEQLSEHAWAYTAEGDPNTGIIVGDDGVMIIDATATPVMAQGVIGKVREITDKPIKYVVLTHYHAVRVLGASGYKSEGLEQIIASRDTYDLIVERGQQDMDSEIGRFPRLFNAVESVPGLTWPTITFTGEMSLWLGSLEVNIRQIGRGHTKGDTVVWLPQDKVLFSGDLVEFDAACYTGDAYLADWPATLDRLAAFGAEKLVPGRGPALKSPEQVAQGIAYTKAFVTALYRSAQEAVALGYDLKATMELTRRNMDPQFGQVFIYEHCLPFDVTRAHDEASGIRDPRVWTAERDQQMWHALQQ, encoded by the coding sequence CAGCTTCGAGCAGCTCTCCGAGCACGCCTGGGCCTACACCGCCGAAGGCGATCCGAACACCGGCATCATCGTCGGCGACGACGGCGTGATGATCATCGATGCCACCGCGACGCCGGTGATGGCGCAGGGCGTCATCGGCAAGGTGCGCGAGATCACCGACAAGCCGATCAAGTACGTCGTGTTGACGCATTACCACGCCGTGCGCGTGCTCGGCGCGTCCGGCTACAAGAGCGAAGGGCTGGAGCAGATCATCGCCAGCCGCGACACCTATGACCTGATCGTCGAGCGCGGCCAGCAGGACATGGATTCCGAGATCGGCCGCTTCCCGCGGCTCTTCAACGCAGTCGAGAGCGTGCCCGGGCTGACCTGGCCGACGATCACGTTCACCGGCGAGATGAGCCTGTGGCTGGGCAGCCTCGAAGTGAATATCCGGCAGATCGGCCGCGGCCACACGAAAGGCGACACGGTGGTGTGGCTGCCGCAGGACAAAGTGCTGTTCTCCGGCGATCTGGTCGAGTTCGACGCCGCGTGCTACACCGGCGACGCGTATCTCGCCGACTGGCCGGCGACGCTCGACCGGCTTGCCGCGTTCGGCGCCGAAAAGCTCGTGCCCGGCCGCGGTCCGGCGCTGAAGAGCCCGGAGCAGGTCGCGCAGGGCATCGCCTATACGAAAGCTTTCGTGACCGCGCTGTACCGCAGCGCGCAGGAAGCGGTCGCGCTGGGCTACGACCTGAAGGCGACGATGGAGCTGACGCGTCGCAACATGGACCCGCAGTTCGGGCAGGTCTTCATCTACGAGCACTGCCTGCCGTTCGACGTCACCCGCGCGCACGACGAAGCGTCGGGCATCCGCGATCCGCGCGTCTGGACCGCCGAGCGCGACCAGCAGATGTGGCACGCGCTGCAGCAATAG
- a CDS encoding fumarylacetoacetate hydrolase family protein, with protein sequence MKLATLKRGGRDGTLVVVSRDLTRCQPVGAIAKTLQAALDDWDAVVDDLELVYDLLNHGRAGKFGRHVLPFDPAQCHSPLPRAYQWADGSAYINHVELVRRARGAELPESFQTDPLMYQGGSDSFIGPRDDIVAASEDWGIDFEAEVAVVTGDVPLGASADECALKIRLLMLVNDVSLRNLIPAELAKGFGFFQSKPASAFSPVAVTPDELDMAWHDGRVHLPLRVTHNGQLFGCPNAGVDMTFSFAQLIAHVAKTRELEAGSIIGSGTVSNRQGGLHGSSIENGGVGYCCLAEVRTYETIEAGAPKTPFMRFGDRIRIEMLTARGEDVFGAIEQTVVPLAR encoded by the coding sequence ATGAAGCTCGCAACGCTCAAGCGCGGTGGACGCGACGGCACGCTGGTCGTCGTCAGCCGCGACCTCACCCGCTGCCAGCCGGTCGGCGCCATCGCGAAGACGCTGCAGGCGGCGCTCGACGACTGGGACGCCGTCGTCGACGACCTCGAGCTGGTCTACGACCTGCTCAACCACGGGCGGGCCGGAAAATTCGGTCGGCATGTGCTCCCGTTCGACCCGGCGCAGTGCCATTCGCCGCTGCCGCGCGCGTACCAGTGGGCGGACGGCTCGGCGTACATCAACCACGTCGAACTCGTGCGTCGCGCTCGCGGCGCCGAGCTGCCCGAGTCGTTCCAGACCGATCCGCTGATGTACCAGGGCGGCTCGGACAGCTTCATCGGTCCGCGCGACGACATCGTCGCAGCGAGCGAAGACTGGGGCATCGACTTCGAGGCCGAAGTCGCGGTCGTCACCGGCGACGTGCCCCTCGGCGCCTCGGCCGACGAATGCGCGCTGAAGATCCGCCTGCTGATGCTCGTCAATGACGTCTCATTGCGCAACCTGATTCCGGCCGAGCTCGCGAAAGGCTTCGGTTTCTTTCAGTCGAAGCCGGCCTCGGCGTTCTCGCCGGTCGCGGTCACGCCGGACGAGCTCGACATGGCGTGGCACGACGGGCGCGTGCATCTGCCGCTGCGCGTGACGCACAACGGGCAGTTGTTCGGCTGCCCGAACGCCGGTGTCGACATGACGTTCAGCTTCGCGCAGCTGATTGCCCACGTCGCGAAGACGCGCGAACTCGAAGCCGGCTCGATCATCGGTTCGGGCACCGTGTCGAACAGGCAGGGCGGGCTGCACGGGTCGAGCATCGAAAATGGCGGCGTCGGCTACTGCTGTCTCGCCGAAGTGCGCACTTACGAAACGATCGAAGCCGGCGCGCCGAAGACGCCGTTCATGCGTTTCGGCGATCGCATCCGCATCGAGATGCTGACTGCGCGCGGCGAGGACGTGTTCGGCGCGATCGAGCAGACGGTCGTGCCGCTCGCGCGCTGA
- a CDS encoding DUF2783 domain-containing protein, with protein sequence MSLNTDSNFFTPGKRYFRTFSPGDDFYEALIEMHRDLTAEQSAMVNARLILLLANHIGDISVLREAMKIARDGA encoded by the coding sequence ATGAGCCTCAACACCGATTCGAACTTCTTCACTCCCGGCAAGCGCTATTTCCGCACGTTCAGCCCCGGCGACGACTTCTACGAGGCGCTGATCGAGATGCACCGCGACCTCACCGCCGAGCAGAGCGCGATGGTCAATGCGCGTCTGATCCTGCTGCTCGCGAACCATATCGGCGACATCTCGGTGCTGCGCGAAGCGATGAAAATCGCTCGCGACGGCGCGTGA
- a CDS encoding VOC family protein, producing the protein MLIKKIHHVAYRCRDAKETVEWYEKHLGMKLVLAIAEDEVPSTKAPDPYMHIFLDAGQGNVLAFFELPTKPPMDRDRNTPDWVQHLAMEVGSVEELLAAKARLEAAGIEVLGPTDHTIFKSIYFFDPSGHRLELAANTATPEMLQKLDAVKGDMIEEWSRTKRAPQHARWMHDGSMTQEGDAR; encoded by the coding sequence ATGCTGATCAAGAAAATCCACCACGTCGCGTACCGCTGCCGCGATGCGAAGGAAACCGTCGAGTGGTACGAAAAGCACCTCGGCATGAAGCTCGTGCTTGCGATCGCCGAGGACGAAGTGCCGTCGACGAAAGCGCCGGACCCGTACATGCACATCTTCCTCGACGCCGGCCAGGGCAACGTGCTGGCGTTCTTCGAGCTGCCGACCAAGCCGCCGATGGACCGCGACCGCAACACGCCGGACTGGGTGCAGCACCTGGCGATGGAAGTCGGCTCGGTCGAAGAGTTGCTTGCGGCGAAGGCGCGCCTCGAAGCTGCGGGCATCGAAGTCCTCGGCCCGACCGATCACACGATCTTCAAGTCGATCTACTTCTTCGACCCGAGCGGCCACCGGCTCGAACTCGCGGCGAACACCGCCACGCCGGAAATGCTGCAGAAGCTCGATGCGGTCAAGGGAGACATGATCGAGGAATGGTCGCGGACGAAACGGGCGCCGCAGCACGCGCGCTGGATGCACGACGGCAGCATGACCCAGGAAGGGGACGCACGATGA
- a CDS encoding phage holin family protein: MPEDSRPRLAASLRGLLHSGLGIVQSRLELLVVEVQEEKLRLAGLLLNIVLTAVLVGFGIVFLAIFLTVLFWEEHRLLALGLGTAALFGAGLFTASNAAADLRRGTRLFGASLAELARDREAVRHKE; this comes from the coding sequence ATGCCGGAGGATTCGAGGCCGCGTCTGGCCGCCAGCCTGCGCGGCCTCCTGCATTCGGGACTGGGAATCGTCCAGTCGCGGCTCGAACTGCTCGTCGTCGAGGTGCAGGAAGAAAAGCTGCGCCTCGCCGGCCTGCTGCTGAACATCGTGCTCACCGCGGTGCTGGTCGGATTCGGCATCGTGTTCCTGGCGATTTTTCTCACCGTCCTGTTCTGGGAAGAGCATCGCCTCCTCGCCCTCGGGCTCGGCACCGCGGCCCTGTTCGGCGCGGGATTGTTCACCGCTTCCAACGCCGCCGCCGATCTGCGGCGCGGCACCCGGCTGTTCGGGGCCAGCCTCGCGGAACTCGCGCGCGATCGCGAAGCAGTGCGGCACAAGGAATGA
- a CDS encoding LTA synthase family protein — MLTRSVLLVGHFNDAGVSVSQLFAVYGIGIIYDLAFLTFAALPLSLYLLLCPRRIWQTHWHLQFLHVLVAISLFAMLFTAVAEWLFWDEFGVRFNFIAVDYLVYSDEVVNNILESYPVYPLLALLALMAVAGAALLRNIIDAAVRAPLLPWRHTWQKLSGLSIIAVMIGLGVSQEFPRGIGGNAYQRELAANGPYQFFAAFRNNELEYPGFYATLPLPEVADQLRQEVSEPNGRFIGTDPLDIRRAIDNPGIPVALNVVLVTIESLSAKYMGSFGDTRNLTPNLDKLRKQSLFFNNFYATGTRTDRGLEAITLAIPPTPGRSIVKRIGRESGFASLGQQFNAQGYDSVFLYGGRGYFDNMNAFFGGNGYRIVDQSSVAEADIHFKNAWGMSDEDLYTQAIKEADSDHSAGKPFFLQLMTTSNHRPYTYPEGRIDIPSGDGRAGAVKYTDYAIGRFLDQARGKPWFDQTVFIFVADHTAGSAGTEDLPVANYHIPLLIYAPKFVEPREFSGLASQIDLAPTLLGLLNMDYVSTFFGRNVLRDDAAPGRALIGNYQNLGLFDGKDLAILSPRRAVRRHDDALQMTHESNAGLEDPLVRRDVAYYQGASYDYSQGLLSWQPGRQNPTQLSQR, encoded by the coding sequence TTGCTGACCCGCAGCGTGCTCCTCGTCGGCCATTTCAATGATGCCGGCGTCAGCGTTAGCCAACTGTTCGCCGTCTATGGCATAGGCATCATCTATGATCTCGCCTTTCTGACTTTCGCGGCGTTGCCGTTGTCGCTTTATCTGTTGCTGTGCCCGCGGCGTATCTGGCAGACGCATTGGCACCTTCAGTTCCTGCATGTATTGGTGGCCATCAGCCTGTTCGCCATGTTGTTCACTGCCGTGGCTGAATGGCTATTCTGGGATGAGTTCGGCGTACGTTTCAATTTCATCGCGGTGGACTACCTGGTTTATTCGGATGAAGTGGTCAACAACATTCTCGAGTCCTATCCCGTTTATCCGCTGCTGGCGTTGCTGGCACTGATGGCGGTCGCGGGTGCGGCGTTGCTGCGAAATATTATCGACGCCGCCGTGCGCGCGCCCCTGCTGCCATGGCGTCACACCTGGCAGAAGCTGAGCGGGTTGTCGATCATTGCAGTGATGATCGGGCTGGGGGTCAGCCAGGAATTTCCCCGCGGTATCGGCGGCAATGCCTATCAACGGGAGCTGGCTGCCAATGGCCCCTACCAGTTCTTCGCGGCGTTCCGCAACAACGAACTGGAATATCCCGGGTTTTATGCGACGCTGCCCCTGCCCGAGGTGGCCGACCAGCTTCGCCAGGAGGTGAGCGAACCCAACGGCCGCTTCATCGGCACCGATCCCCTGGATATACGCCGGGCTATCGACAACCCAGGCATACCTGTGGCGCTGAACGTCGTGCTGGTGACCATCGAAAGCTTGAGTGCCAAATACATGGGCAGCTTTGGTGACACACGCAACCTGACGCCGAACCTGGACAAATTGCGCAAGCAAAGCCTGTTCTTCAATAATTTTTACGCCACCGGTACGCGTACCGATCGCGGGCTCGAAGCCATCACGCTCGCGATCCCGCCAACTCCCGGACGTTCTATCGTCAAGCGAATTGGCCGGGAAAGTGGTTTTGCCAGCCTGGGACAACAATTCAATGCGCAGGGCTACGACAGTGTCTTCTTATACGGTGGGCGCGGTTATTTCGACAACATGAATGCCTTCTTCGGCGGCAATGGCTATCGCATCGTCGATCAGAGCAGCGTCGCCGAAGCGGATATCCATTTCAAGAACGCCTGGGGCATGTCCGATGAAGACTTGTATACCCAAGCGATCAAAGAGGCGGATTCGGATCATTCCGCCGGAAAGCCATTTTTCCTGCAACTGATGACGACGTCCAACCATCGGCCGTACACCTATCCGGAAGGGCGTATAGACATTCCCTCGGGAGACGGTCGCGCAGGGGCGGTGAAATATACCGACTACGCCATTGGCCGGTTCCTCGACCAGGCACGCGGGAAACCCTGGTTCGATCAGACCGTTTTCATCTTCGTCGCTGACCACACAGCCGGAAGCGCCGGAACGGAAGACCTGCCCGTGGCCAATTACCACATCCCGCTACTCATCTACGCACCGAAGTTCGTCGAGCCCCGTGAGTTCTCGGGTTTGGCCAGTCAAATCGATCTCGCACCGACCCTGCTTGGCCTCCTCAACATGGATTACGTCTCAACCTTCTTCGGACGCAACGTGCTGCGGGACGACGCTGCGCCAGGCCGCGCGTTGATCGGCAACTACCAAAACCTGGGGCTGTTCGATGGAAAGGATCTGGCGATTCTGAGCCCTCGTCGCGCGGTGCGCCGTCACGACGACGCGCTTCAAATGACCCATGAGTCGAATGCCGGGCTCGAAGATCCGCTGGTTCGACGTGATGTCGCCTATTACCAGGGAGCAAGCTACGACTACTCGCAAGGGCTGCTGAGCTGGCAGCCTGGCCGACAGAACCCGACCCAGCTCAGCCAGCGCTGA
- a CDS encoding DUF1840 domain-containing protein — protein MLYTFKSDAAAPVIMFADVAKKLIAILGKDPEDVKGIVTVEQLPNAIERLRAAIDEDKARQAAHDEETEEQQEAAAAAGKTGMGAPVGLAQRAWPLLDMLQSSLKDGVPVVWGV, from the coding sequence ATGCTGTACACATTCAAATCGGACGCCGCCGCTCCCGTCATCATGTTCGCCGACGTCGCGAAGAAGCTGATCGCGATCCTCGGCAAGGACCCGGAAGACGTCAAAGGCATCGTCACCGTCGAACAACTCCCCAACGCGATCGAGCGGCTGCGCGCCGCGATCGACGAGGACAAGGCGCGGCAGGCCGCGCATGACGAGGAGACCGAGGAACAACAGGAGGCCGCCGCCGCCGCGGGCAAGACCGGCATGGGCGCGCCGGTCGGCCTCGCCCAGCGCGCGTGGCCGCTGCTCGACATGCTGCAATCGTCGCTGAAGGACGGCGTCCCGGTCGTCTGGGGCGTGTGA
- a CDS encoding agenet domain-containing protein produces MSKRKALLLAVGLPLSVAALAGAAEASASALCVKGRAVSVLYGGDWYPAKVLDGPDRMSTCLVSYDGYGSNWDEWVSAKRMRPAAARQAQTVSTDPATAPASAGSDAVPAGKYGCYTFDNGQLNYAYTDVVIQAGGRYAVGDKGGRYTLSDGGAMRFTGTMANATGKFTVKNGGKPQIDLVFNGDARASMSCPKAR; encoded by the coding sequence ATGTCGAAACGCAAGGCCCTGCTGCTCGCCGTCGGCCTGCCCTTGTCCGTCGCCGCGCTGGCCGGCGCGGCCGAGGCGTCGGCTTCCGCGCTGTGCGTCAAGGGCCGGGCGGTCAGCGTGCTGTACGGCGGCGACTGGTATCCCGCCAAGGTACTCGACGGCCCCGACCGCATGAGCACCTGCCTCGTCTCCTATGACGGCTACGGCTCCAACTGGGACGAATGGGTCAGTGCGAAACGCATGCGGCCCGCGGCGGCCAGACAGGCGCAGACCGTTTCGACCGACCCCGCGACAGCGCCGGCAAGCGCCGGGTCGGACGCCGTTCCCGCCGGAAAGTACGGCTGCTACACCTTCGACAACGGCCAGCTCAACTACGCCTATACCGACGTCGTCATTCAGGCGGGCGGCCGCTACGCGGTGGGCGACAAGGGCGGGCGCTATACCCTGTCCGACGGCGGCGCGATGCGCTTCACCGGCACCATGGCAAACGCCACCGGCAAGTTTACGGTGAAGAACGGCGGCAAGCCGCAGATCGATCTCGTGTTCAACGGCGACGCGCGGGCGTCGATGAGCTGCCCGAAGGCGCGCTGA
- a CDS encoding DUF883 family protein, translating into MLNTTDTVSRDKLVADFKVVIADAEELLKLTTGQAGEKLTDVRTRLSDRLVTAKDRIADAEFAVREQTKKVAFATDDYVHKNPWQSVGAAAGLAFLLGLLAGRR; encoded by the coding sequence ATGCTGAATACAACCGATACAGTGTCCCGCGACAAGCTCGTCGCAGACTTCAAGGTGGTGATCGCGGATGCCGAGGAACTGCTGAAACTGACCACTGGGCAGGCAGGCGAGAAGCTCACCGATGTGCGCACTCGGCTGAGTGACCGCCTCGTCACGGCCAAGGACCGGATCGCGGATGCCGAATTCGCGGTGCGCGAACAGACGAAGAAAGTCGCCTTTGCGACCGACGACTACGTTCACAAGAATCCCTGGCAATCAGTCGGCGCTGCCGCCGGTCTCGCATTCCTGCTCGGCCTGCTGGCCGGGCGTCGCTGA